A single region of the Eublepharis macularius isolate TG4126 chromosome 14, MPM_Emac_v1.0, whole genome shotgun sequence genome encodes:
- the WDR31 gene encoding WD repeat-containing protein 31, translating into MGKLQSKISNRPSKYRAEKENAPAKAVLQYSPAHSDAVTSVASLPPDLCLSGGNDKTVAVYNWRCGTLVRRFVGHEREVTKVTGLLSSNWLFSASRDKKVLMWELHGTSGPAQCFLGHDLVVTGLAVSPAFRQLCTGSRDNTVRLWDIETGDCLQKAAISRNLVTHLCWIPGEPYIIQTSEDKTVRIWDTRELQVVHSFPAKQHIQMSCDVSPDGHYCISCSSGFGGDGCEATLWDLRQTRSSVREFRSHFQTTASCIFLPKGLTTFPAVATASHDGTIKMWSQETGACLTTTCLEGAGPLPSLSACETGGLLCASSNSGIHLLRVSATKGLELQKVAKF; encoded by the exons ATGGGGAAACTACAGAGCAAAATTAGCAACAGGCCCTCTAAATACAG GGCTGAGAAAGAGAACGCACCGGCTAAGGCTGTTCTGCAGTACAGCCCTGCTCACAGCGACGCTGTCACTTCTGTGGCTTCCCTCCCGCCAGACCTGTGCCTGTCAGGAGGAAATGACAAG aCAGTTGCTGTGTACAATTGGAGATGTGGCACTTTGGTCAGGCGGTTTGTGGGACACGAACGGGAAGTCACAAAG GTCACTGGACTCCTCAGTTCCAACTGGCTTTTCAGTGCTTCTCGAGACAAAAAGGTGCTGATGTGGGAGTTGCATGGTACTTCTGGGCCAGCCCAGTGTTTCTTAGGACATGATCTGGTTGTAACCGGTTTGGCTGTTAGTCCAG CTTTTCGACAGCTCTGCACGGGTTCCCGTGACAACACTGTCCGCCTGTGGGACATAGAAACAGGCGACTGTTTGCAAAAAGCTGCCATTTCAAGGAATCTG GTAACACACCTGTGCTGGATTCCTGGTGAGCCATACATCATCCAGACATCAGAGGATAAAACAGTCAG GATCTGGGATACCCGTGAACTGCAGGTCGTGCATTCCTTTCCTGCTAAACAACACATCCAGATGTCCTGCGATGTGAGCCCAGATGGGCACTACTGCATCAGTTGTAGCTCTGGATTTGGTGGAGATGGCTGTGAGGCCACG CTCTGGGACCTACGGCAGACTAGGAGCAGTGTGCGTGAGTTCCGGAGCCACTTCCAAACCACAGCATCCTGCATTTTCCTCCCGAAAGGCCTCACCACCTTTCCTGCcgttgccaccgcatcacatgaTGGCACAATAAAAATGTGGAGCCAGGAAACGGGAG CCTGTCTAACCACCACCTGCCTCGAAGGGGCTGGGCCTCTGCCTTCACTGTCTGCCTGTGAGACAGGCGGCCTCCTCTGCGCCAGCTCAAACTCTGGGATTCATTTGCTGAGAGTCAGTGCCACAAAAGGACTGGAGCTCCAGAAAGTGGCCAAGTTCTGA
- the RNF183 gene encoding E3 ubiquitin-protein ligase RNF183 — protein MTEKQNQGPAADCPICWNPYDNTFRTPKVLQCQHSFCIECLAHLSLVSTVRNRLQCPLCRHPTVLPSDQTVTELPTNDAILRLLRLEPNHIILEGRQLCLKEQRKSRYFLRQPRVYTLDLGPETVSSTASHQDLTPVGGTTTTTTLSNRSPLRDCIRDPQLRIFTYLMAIILSVTLLLIFSIFWTKQIFWGLG, from the coding sequence ATGACAGAGAAGCAGAACCAAGGGCCAGCAGCCGACTGCCCAATTTGCTGGAACCCCTACGACAACACTTTCCGCACACCCAAGGTGCTCCAGTGCCAGCACTCCTTCTGCATTGAGTGCCTGGCGCACCTGAGCTTGGTGTCTACAGTGCGGAACCGGCTGCAGTGCCCACTTTGCCGCCACCCCACTGTGCTCCCCTCTGACCAGACAGTTACTGAGCTGCCCACTAACGATGCCATCTTGAGGCTGCTGCGCTTGGAGCCCAATCACATCATCCTGGAAGGCAGGCAGCTGTGCCTCAAGGAGCAGCGCAAGAGCAGATACTTCTTGCGACAGCCGAGAGTCTACACCCTTGACCTGGGCCCAGAGACAGTCTCTAGCACTGCAAGCCACCAAGACCTGACCCCGGTGGGGGGGAccaccacaaccaccaccctgtccAATCGCTCTCCACTGCGGGACTGTATCCGGGACCCCCAGCTTCGTATTTTCACCTACCTAATGGCCATCATCTTGAGTGTGACTTTGCTACTCATTTTCTCCATCTTCTGGACCAAGCAGATCTTTTGGGGCCTGGGTTGA